A part of Coriobacteriia bacterium genomic DNA contains:
- a CDS encoding ABC transporter ATP-binding protein, with the protein MRFPWSKREITERVLRDGDNAIDVKGLRKVFGEFVAVNAINLEVKRGEIFGFLGPNGSGKTTTIRMLCGTIDTSGGSATVMGYDVDTEAEMVRLNIGYMSQKFSLFQDLTVDENLRFYAGVYGLSPEKFAERRKYILRMADLEGREGELTGNLSVGWKQRLALGCATIHEPKLIFLDEPTSGVDPNARRQFWELLYELANSGVTLFVTTHYMDEATHCNRLAFIYRGDIIADGTPQEIKASLAADTILQLEVADGEAALAALKDNPMVEEAYMQGALLNVNIGEHKATDADLPAFLGNAGFEVTHLEPVEPTLEDAFVHLVGLQGGRA; encoded by the coding sequence ATGCGTTTCCCCTGGTCAAAACGTGAGATTACCGAGCGCGTGCTGCGCGATGGCGACAACGCCATTGACGTCAAGGGCCTGCGAAAGGTGTTTGGCGAATTCGTAGCGGTCAATGCGATCAATCTCGAGGTCAAGCGCGGCGAGATCTTCGGCTTCCTGGGCCCCAACGGTTCGGGCAAGACGACGACCATCCGGATGCTGTGCGGCACGATCGACACATCAGGTGGCTCGGCGACGGTCATGGGCTACGACGTCGACACGGAAGCCGAGATGGTGCGCTTGAACATCGGGTACATGTCGCAGAAGTTCTCGCTGTTCCAAGACCTGACTGTCGACGAGAACCTGCGCTTCTACGCCGGTGTCTACGGCCTGTCGCCCGAGAAGTTCGCCGAGCGCCGCAAGTACATCCTGCGCATGGCCGACCTCGAGGGCCGGGAAGGCGAACTGACCGGCAACCTCTCGGTGGGCTGGAAGCAGCGGCTCGCGCTAGGCTGTGCCACCATCCACGAGCCCAAGCTCATCTTCCTCGACGAACCCACCTCCGGCGTCGACCCCAACGCCCGACGTCAGTTCTGGGAGTTGCTGTACGAGCTCGCCAACTCCGGCGTGACGCTCTTCGTCACCACCCACTACATGGACGAGGCGACGCACTGCAACCGCCTCGCGTTCATCTACCGCGGCGACATCATCGCCGACGGCACGCCGCAGGAGATCAAGGCCTCTCTGGCCGCCGATACGATCCTGCAGCTCGAAGTCGCCGACGGCGAAGCAGCCCTCGCTGCGCTGAAGGACAACCCGATGGTCGAGGAAGCGTACATGCAGGGCGCGCTACTCAACGTCAACATCGGCGAGCACAAGGCGACCGACGCCGACTTGCCCGCTTTTCTCGGCAACGCTGGCTTTGAGGTCACACACCTTGAGCCGGTCGAGCCGACGCTGGAGGACGCGTTCGTGCACCTCGTGGGCCTGCAGGGGGGCAGGGCGTGA
- a CDS encoding TetR/AcrR family transcriptional regulator gives MTCAASALNLEPYRYFEDFIEGRRGEILDAALAVFGEKGYEAGTMREIAARVGVSEPAIYRHYESKEAILADIVATAGDRISGYMRQGFARINGSNIEPMLYELLEMRRRGVAAKHAARVKVAEGGGQSTVMARAANGGAGGIMHILFHAAPHNEHFIGLMRAHLSEPMMRNVADMVPRVDADFGIERTAEETEGCVRVFMSLFVGYFTTSLFFDAPPNDKAIVGGMLAIMGWKPKEQVG, from the coding sequence ATGACGTGCGCGGCCAGCGCCCTGAATCTTGAGCCGTACCGCTACTTCGAGGATTTCATCGAGGGCCGCCGAGGCGAGATCCTCGACGCGGCGCTCGCGGTCTTTGGCGAGAAGGGCTACGAAGCGGGCACCATGCGCGAGATCGCGGCGCGTGTCGGCGTGAGTGAGCCAGCCATATACCGTCACTACGAGAGCAAGGAAGCGATTCTCGCCGATATCGTCGCAACGGCTGGCGATCGCATCTCAGGCTATATGCGGCAGGGATTTGCCCGCATCAACGGCTCCAACATCGAGCCGATGCTCTACGAGCTGCTCGAGATGCGCCGGCGAGGCGTCGCTGCGAAGCACGCCGCGCGGGTGAAGGTGGCGGAGGGCGGCGGGCAGAGCACCGTCATGGCGCGAGCGGCCAACGGCGGCGCGGGCGGCATCATGCACATCCTCTTCCACGCGGCGCCGCACAACGAGCACTTCATCGGACTGATGCGCGCGCACCTGAGCGAGCCGATGATGCGGAACGTCGCCGACATGGTCCCTCGGGTGGATGCCGACTTCGGAATCGAACGCACCGCCGAGGAGACCGAGGGCTGCGTCCGCGTTTTCATGAGTCTGTTCGTCGGGTACTTCACGACGTCGCTATTCTTCGACGCCCCACCCAACGACAAGGCCATCGTCGGCGGGATGCTCGCTATCATGGGCTGGAAGCCCAAG
- a CDS encoding biotin/lipoyl-binding protein: MNRRNITLAVVGLLVVGLVVALVVRASAGPPPGRLLVAGDVRVNSRTVVAPTITTPTVDFSVGIPSSATPTAKAPAQPTRSSQPVVSGRLTSVKVVVGDHVTQGQVIAQLDTKLLDLGVKQAKANAARSRANTAMLADTLDTLNDALDKIPSARATAFSTAYGMIDAAIGKAKGTLVQQHAAAVAGKPQLEAGIAQLKAGIAQTEAAIAGLKTQIASLPPNDPQIPALKAKLAGAEQALAGMQKQLATLEKTLAGINTFLKQWPTILKTLATQTAAAKAKAGAAINTAIDSAVSKIHDAKTKVKNAKSVLKIISDSSQIGIDLAVAKRAQATILAPVSGVVTYAVPSGSIAIVGAPIVRIQVDGPALIDTYLTPEQLQSVRLGAPADITYDSAPGKVLHGTVAIIGTTALYPPTSFATDVVHMTRTIRVTIRLNSGDSPPQGTPVDISIHTN, from the coding sequence GTGAACCGACGCAATATCACACTGGCCGTTGTCGGACTGCTCGTGGTCGGGCTTGTGGTCGCACTCGTCGTGCGCGCTTCTGCTGGCCCGCCCCCCGGTCGCCTGCTCGTCGCCGGTGACGTGCGCGTGAACTCGCGGACGGTGGTTGCCCCGACGATTACCACGCCGACTGTCGACTTCTCCGTGGGCATTCCCAGCTCGGCCACGCCCACTGCCAAAGCGCCCGCGCAACCCACTCGTAGCAGCCAGCCGGTTGTCTCGGGCAGACTAACCAGCGTCAAGGTCGTCGTCGGCGACCATGTGACCCAGGGGCAGGTCATCGCCCAACTCGACACCAAGCTGCTCGACTTGGGAGTGAAGCAGGCCAAGGCCAACGCTGCACGTTCGCGAGCTAACACGGCGATGCTCGCCGACACGCTAGACACCTTGAACGACGCGCTGGACAAGATTCCGAGTGCGCGCGCGACTGCCTTTTCAACCGCGTACGGAATGATTGACGCAGCGATCGGCAAGGCCAAGGGGACGCTGGTTCAGCAACACGCCGCAGCGGTGGCGGGAAAGCCTCAGCTCGAGGCCGGGATCGCACAGCTGAAGGCCGGAATAGCACAGACGGAAGCCGCCATCGCGGGACTGAAGACGCAGATTGCGTCGCTGCCGCCGAATGACCCGCAGATTCCCGCGCTCAAGGCCAAACTCGCCGGAGCCGAGCAGGCGCTGGCCGGCATGCAGAAGCAACTCGCCACGTTGGAGAAGACGCTGGCCGGCATCAATACGTTCCTCAAGCAGTGGCCAACCATCCTCAAGACTCTCGCCACTCAGACCGCAGCGGCCAAGGCCAAGGCCGGTGCGGCGATCAACACGGCGATCGACTCGGCCGTGAGCAAGATTCACGACGCCAAGACCAAGGTCAAGAACGCGAAGTCGGTCCTTAAGATCATCTCGGACTCCTCGCAGATCGGCATCGACCTGGCCGTCGCCAAGCGCGCGCAAGCAACAATCCTCGCGCCGGTGTCCGGCGTGGTCACCTACGCAGTGCCCAGCGGCAGCATCGCAATCGTGGGAGCGCCCATCGTCCGAATTCAGGTTGACGGGCCGGCCCTCATCGACACATACCTGACTCCCGAGCAGCTGCAAAGCGTGCGCCTTGGCGCCCCAGCTGACATCACGTACGACTCGGCTCCGGGCAAGGTGCTCCATGGCACCGTGGCCATCATCGGGACCACCGCGCTCTACCCGCCGACAAGCTTTGCCACCGACGTCGTGCATATGACGCGCACGATCCGGGTCACCATCCGGTTGAACTCCGGCGACTCGCCTCCACAGGGCACGCCGGTCGACATATCGATCCACACGAACTAG
- a CDS encoding ABC transporter ATP-binding protein: MTDAAPNSELAIDARELVKEFRSVTAVDHVSLRVAKGEVFGLVGPDGAGKSTLIRMLATTLAPTSGDAYIFGKSVITDPHGVKPRIGYMSQAFSLYGDLTVTENLRFFAQLRGVPHAELHERSARLLEFSGLTEFAKRQAQFLSGGMKQKLALAATLISEPDLLFLDEPTTGVDPVSRREFWRIISDLHRQGITVLVATPYMDEAERCNEIAFMTQGEIILRDTPTGMKRRVPGRVLEVAVPNYREAMPLVRSLPFVKSLEVSGELLRVLVARDEEYPNAQGELEAALSNAGFSVQHMRSAPTDLEMAFATLIPSAELPKLTDDETILAVAE, encoded by the coding sequence GTGACCGACGCCGCTCCCAACAGCGAACTGGCGATCGACGCCCGCGAGCTCGTCAAGGAGTTTCGCTCGGTGACAGCGGTCGACCACGTGTCGCTCCGAGTCGCCAAGGGCGAGGTCTTCGGCTTGGTCGGCCCTGACGGCGCGGGCAAATCGACGCTCATTCGCATGCTTGCGACCACGCTCGCCCCCACCTCTGGCGATGCTTACATCTTCGGGAAGTCGGTCATTACCGACCCGCATGGCGTCAAGCCGCGCATCGGCTACATGTCGCAGGCGTTCTCGCTCTACGGCGACCTCACCGTCACCGAGAACCTGCGCTTCTTCGCACAGCTCCGAGGCGTGCCTCACGCAGAGTTGCACGAGCGCTCTGCTCGGCTGCTTGAGTTCTCGGGACTGACCGAGTTCGCCAAGAGGCAGGCGCAGTTCCTGTCGGGCGGCATGAAGCAGAAGCTTGCGCTGGCGGCCACGCTGATTTCCGAGCCCGACCTGCTCTTCCTCGACGAGCCCACCACCGGTGTCGACCCCGTGTCGCGTCGCGAGTTCTGGCGCATCATCAGCGACCTACACCGCCAAGGAATCACCGTGCTGGTCGCCACGCCGTATATGGACGAGGCTGAGCGCTGCAACGAGATTGCCTTCATGACGCAAGGCGAGATCATCCTGCGAGACACGCCTACGGGCATGAAGCGACGCGTCCCCGGACGCGTACTGGAAGTCGCGGTGCCTAACTACCGCGAGGCGATGCCACTCGTGCGCTCGCTGCCGTTCGTGAAGAGCCTCGAGGTATCCGGTGAACTCCTCCGCGTGCTTGTTGCGCGCGACGAAGAGTACCCGAACGCGCAAGGCGAACTGGAAGCGGCGCTTTCCAACGCCGGCTTCTCGGTGCAGCACATGCGATCGGCTCCGACCGACCTTGAGATGGCATTCGCCACACTCATCCCCTCGGCCGAGCTCCCCAAGCTCACTGACGATGAGACCATTCTGGCGGTGGCCGAATGA
- a CDS encoding ABC transporter permease translates to MRRIWAIAQKEFIHIIRDPRLLMVIVAMPLIQMFLYSYALSFDVKNLPTATLDFDRTTQSRQYLDALQQSNYFKVNQTLGSYSEVDNAFMSNKDNVVVVVGSGFGDALAAGRAGNVQIIIDGSDANSAQLAQGYTAALSRVYGSKVVVTQVQAKGFSTASVPSLSGNTRVWYNPEGKSAAYFVPGLIVVLVTMVMVLQSANTLVKEKENGTYEQLIVSPVRKIELMVGKIAPWTLIGGLEIIIIASVGILGFNIPFRGSALLLALASLLYVACTLGMGLIISARASSVDTANQLAALVGFLPTFMLSGFIFPISSLPLALQLISYCFPGRYFMVITRTIFLKGGGLEVLWPQYLALTIFAVTIVTLAASMYRERT, encoded by the coding sequence ATGAGACGTATCTGGGCCATCGCGCAAAAAGAGTTCATCCACATCATCCGAGACCCGCGGCTGCTTATGGTCATTGTCGCGATGCCTCTGATCCAGATGTTCCTGTACTCGTACGCCCTTTCGTTCGACGTCAAGAACCTGCCGACGGCTACTCTCGACTTTGACCGAACCACACAGTCACGCCAGTACCTCGACGCCCTGCAACAGTCCAACTACTTCAAGGTCAACCAGACGCTGGGCTCGTACTCCGAGGTCGACAATGCATTCATGTCCAACAAGGACAACGTCGTTGTAGTCGTCGGTTCCGGGTTCGGAGACGCCCTCGCGGCAGGCCGCGCCGGCAACGTGCAAATCATTATCGACGGTTCCGATGCGAACTCGGCACAGCTCGCGCAGGGCTACACGGCTGCGCTCTCCAGAGTCTATGGCAGCAAAGTCGTGGTGACCCAAGTCCAAGCGAAGGGTTTCTCAACAGCGTCGGTGCCGTCGCTCAGCGGCAACACGCGGGTCTGGTACAACCCTGAAGGCAAGTCCGCTGCCTACTTCGTGCCCGGCCTCATCGTGGTGCTCGTGACCATGGTCATGGTGTTGCAGTCCGCCAACACCCTGGTCAAAGAGAAGGAAAACGGGACGTACGAGCAGCTGATTGTCTCACCTGTTCGAAAGATTGAACTCATGGTGGGAAAGATCGCGCCGTGGACCCTTATCGGCGGACTCGAGATCATCATCATTGCGTCCGTAGGCATCCTTGGGTTCAACATACCGTTCCGCGGCTCCGCGCTGCTCCTTGCCTTGGCGAGCTTGCTGTACGTGGCCTGTACGTTGGGCATGGGCTTGATCATTTCGGCGAGGGCGTCTTCGGTCGACACCGCGAACCAGCTCGCCGCCCTCGTAGGCTTCTTGCCGACGTTCATGCTCTCGGGATTCATCTTTCCAATCAGCAGCCTTCCACTCGCGCTGCAGCTGATCTCGTACTGCTTCCCAGGGCGCTATTTCATGGTTATCACCCGCACGATCTTCCTGAAGGGCGGCGGCCTCGAGGTTCTCTGGCCGCAGTACCTCGCCCTCACGATCTTCGCGGTCACCATCGTCACGCTCGCCGCCAGCATGTACCGAGAGAGGACGTGA
- a CDS encoding ABC transporter permease → MSWRRIRLLIWKEFTQLSRDRSMLPILFIMPIVMLLMFGYVVGSDIKDLKLAVLDNDHTVQSQQVVDAYVNSSYFTVAARPQTEAQLKQVMDGSQAIIAIDIPKGLGDAVRQHRSAQIGVIVDGSDSRTSQVAMQYSSGIISSLSGKFFPQPGGLSAGGVNVQTRIFYNPTLRAVNTMVPALLAFILMMSTTNIMAQAIVKERERGTLEQLFVTPIGRTDYLVGKVLPYVCVAAVQVVITFVVGVLWFQVPFDGSLILIGCGLLLFMLSALGIGMLISLVSRTRQQAQQTSQLMQMPQMMLSGFMFPIAAFPTWLYYLTFLIPLRYILVIVRSNFLKGSTFMELWPQFLAMALFSIGIFILGLSRFQKRLAD, encoded by the coding sequence ATGTCATGGCGTAGAATCCGCCTCCTGATCTGGAAAGAGTTCACGCAGCTCAGCCGCGACCGTTCGATGCTGCCAATCCTCTTCATCATGCCGATCGTGATGCTGCTGATGTTCGGCTACGTGGTGGGCAGCGACATCAAAGACCTCAAACTCGCCGTGCTCGACAACGACCACACAGTGCAGTCGCAACAGGTTGTCGATGCGTACGTCAACTCGTCTTACTTCACAGTTGCCGCGCGACCTCAAACCGAGGCACAGCTCAAGCAAGTGATGGACGGAAGCCAGGCGATCATCGCAATCGATATCCCCAAGGGGCTCGGTGACGCAGTCCGCCAGCACCGCTCGGCGCAGATCGGCGTGATCGTTGACGGTTCCGACAGCCGCACGAGCCAAGTCGCCATGCAGTATTCGAGCGGAATCATATCTTCTCTCAGCGGCAAGTTCTTCCCGCAACCGGGGGGGCTGAGCGCCGGCGGTGTCAACGTGCAAACGCGAATCTTCTATAACCCGACATTGCGCGCGGTGAACACGATGGTGCCGGCTCTGCTCGCATTCATCCTGATGATGTCGACCACCAACATCATGGCTCAGGCAATCGTGAAGGAACGCGAGCGCGGCACGTTGGAACAGCTCTTCGTGACGCCGATCGGGCGTACGGACTACTTGGTCGGCAAGGTGTTGCCGTACGTCTGCGTCGCGGCCGTCCAGGTGGTGATCACATTCGTGGTCGGCGTGCTGTGGTTCCAGGTGCCTTTCGACGGGTCACTGATCCTGATCGGCTGCGGGCTCCTGCTCTTCATGCTTTCGGCGCTGGGCATCGGCATGCTGATCTCGCTGGTGTCCCGTACGCGACAGCAGGCGCAGCAGACATCCCAGCTCATGCAGATGCCTCAGATGATGCTGTCCGGCTTCATGTTTCCGATCGCCGCCTTCCCGACGTGGCTGTACTACCTGACGTTCCTCATCCCGTTGCGTTACATCCTGGTCATCGTGCGGTCGAACTTCCTGAAGGGATCCACCTTCATGGAGCTTTGGCCTCAGTTCCTCGCGATGGCGTTGTTCTCCATCGGCATCTTCATCCTCGGCCTGTCGCGCTTCCAAAAGCGCCTCGCCGACTAG
- a CDS encoding HlyD family efflux transporter periplasmic adaptor subunit, giving the protein MRKRIIPILIVVVVLAGVGYYWWSNYSSSAAANSELGGSGTIEAQQIAITPQTSGRIIVAPPVEGVAVKTGDVLYKLDPTTLKLQIKSAQAGVTAAESNYRHVRDDSSSTRAEKDAAKAQWQQAQIAEQMAVVQLGYTTIKSPADGILSSIAQNVGENAVPGTTLAMLSEIDSLTVTIYVPETQIGQVKMGQAGTLTTDSTTKVYNARVNYISSQAEFTPSSIETKDQRVKLVYQVQLNITDADSNLKPGMPADVVLK; this is encoded by the coding sequence ATGAGGAAGCGCATCATCCCGATCCTGATCGTGGTCGTGGTGCTGGCAGGTGTCGGCTACTACTGGTGGTCGAACTACTCGTCGAGTGCCGCAGCCAACTCGGAGCTCGGCGGTAGCGGCACAATCGAGGCGCAGCAGATCGCCATCACGCCGCAGACCAGTGGCCGTATCATCGTTGCGCCGCCAGTCGAGGGCGTGGCCGTAAAGACTGGCGACGTGCTGTACAAGCTCGACCCGACCACACTGAAGCTGCAGATCAAGAGTGCCCAGGCTGGCGTCACGGCTGCTGAGTCGAACTACCGCCACGTCAGGGACGACAGCTCCTCGACGCGCGCCGAGAAAGACGCCGCGAAAGCACAGTGGCAGCAGGCCCAAATCGCCGAGCAGATGGCGGTGGTGCAGCTAGGCTACACAACCATCAAGTCGCCGGCAGACGGCATCTTGAGCAGCATCGCGCAGAACGTTGGCGAGAACGCCGTGCCCGGCACAACGCTGGCGATGCTCAGTGAGATCGACTCGCTTACGGTGACGATCTACGTGCCGGAGACGCAGATCGGCCAGGTCAAGATGGGCCAAGCCGGCACGCTGACAACCGACTCGACCACGAAGGTCTACAACGCGAGAGTCAACTACATCTCCTCGCAGGCTGAGTTCACGCCTTCGTCGATCGAGACCAAGGACCAGCGCGTCAAGCTGGTCTACCAGGTCCAGCTCAACATCACCGACGCCGACTCCAACCTCAAGCCCGGAATGCCTGCCGACGTGGTGCTCAAGTGA